A DNA window from Mycoplasmopsis pullorum contains the following coding sequences:
- the lysS gene encoding lysine--tRNA ligase translates to MSKYTEQELVRRKKLDFYKENNVKAFKNADDLKELSYSDDITKKYQEYTREELEEKAFPVNLSGRIMTMRGPFIVIQDYHGRMQVYFNKKENAELAKIVETFDLGDIIYVEGVVMKTHTDQVSVRSYNIELLTKALKPLPDKFHGLVDVEERYRHRYVDLIMNEESRKTFWTRTKIISEIRRYFDELEYMEVETPFLHDYLSGAAARPFKTHHNALDQEFVLRIATEIPLKKLLVGGIDRVYEIGRIFRNEGIDTTHNPEFTSIEFYEAYSNLEGMMQRTEELFKRLAKKLGKEKVMNNGVEIDLTKPFARVDMVQAVSEATGLDFKNASEAQILEVAKKHHIKIEKYFTIGHIINELFEELIEKTLIQPTFVYGHPIEISPLTAKMDDERFTHRAELFINTKEYANMYTELIDPIDQLERFEKQLEEKESGNDEASDIDYDFVDALEYGMPPAGGCGIGIDRLTMLLAEKESIRDVLLFPTLKRKKK, encoded by the coding sequence ATGTCTAAATATACTGAACAAGAATTAGTAAGACGTAAAAAATTAGATTTTTATAAAGAAAATAATGTAAAAGCTTTTAAAAATGCTGATGATTTAAAAGAATTAAGTTACAGCGATGATATTACTAAAAAATATCAAGAATATACACGTGAAGAGTTAGAAGAAAAAGCGTTTCCTGTGAACTTAAGTGGACGTATTATGACAATGAGAGGTCCATTTATCGTTATTCAAGATTATCACGGAAGAATGCAAGTTTACTTTAATAAAAAAGAAAATGCTGAATTAGCTAAAATTGTCGAAACGTTCGACTTAGGGGATATTATTTATGTTGAAGGTGTTGTTATGAAAACACACACTGACCAAGTTTCGGTTCGTTCATACAACATTGAATTATTAACTAAAGCATTAAAACCTTTACCTGACAAATTCCATGGATTAGTTGATGTCGAAGAAAGATACCGTCACAGATATGTTGATTTAATCATGAACGAAGAAAGCAGAAAAACATTCTGAACTAGAACTAAAATTATTTCTGAAATTCGTAGATATTTTGATGAATTAGAATACATGGAAGTTGAAACACCATTTTTACACGATTATTTATCTGGTGCTGCTGCTCGTCCTTTCAAAACACATCACAACGCACTTGATCAAGAATTTGTCTTGAGAATTGCAACTGAAATTCCTCTTAAAAAATTATTAGTTGGTGGAATTGACCGCGTTTATGAAATTGGACGTATTTTCAGAAACGAAGGAATCGACACAACTCACAACCCTGAATTTACCTCGATTGAGTTCTATGAAGCATATTCAAACCTTGAAGGTATGATGCAAAGAACCGAAGAATTATTTAAACGTTTAGCTAAGAAGTTAGGTAAAGAAAAAGTTATGAATAACGGTGTTGAAATTGACTTAACCAAACCATTTGCACGTGTAGACATGGTGCAGGCAGTGTCAGAAGCAACAGGATTAGACTTTAAAAATGCTAGCGAAGCACAAATCTTAGAAGTAGCAAAAAAACACCACATTAAGATTGAAAAATACTTTACAATCGGACACATTATTAATGAATTATTTGAAGAATTAATTGAAAAAACTTTAATTCAACCAACTTTTGTTTACGGACATCCAATTGAAATTTCGCCATTAACTGCAAAAATGGATGATGAGAGATTTACACATAGAGCTGAGTTGTTCATTAATACAAAAGAATACGCTAATATGTATACTGAGTTAATTGATCCAATTGACCAATTAGAGCGTTTTGAAAAACAATTAGAAGAAAAAGAAAGCGGAAACGACGAAGCAAGCGACATTGACTATGATTTCGTTGATGCTTTAGAATATGGAATGCCTCCTGCTGGTGGATGTGGAATTGGAATTGATCGTTTAACAATGTTATTAGCTGAAAAAGAATCTATTAGAGATGTTTTACTATTTCCAACTCTCAAAAGAAAGAAAAAATAA
- a CDS encoding HAD family hydrolase has translation MSYNKVFAFDLDGTLLKKDNTVNEFTAKVIKQAHESNNLNIVATGRGILKVLPLIENGTLDGFDYLVCSNGALVYDLNKKSKIVLGAVDLESYKIMREAVIKHDLIFTVDTDSFNGSFVSGDKDYPDWVKPEERMDLAYLNRRTLEQLDEVAYASDTKLIQLALRCPIEKAESIYNEINAKINGRQSVFLTNAIYVDVNSKGISKFAGLEYVLKLTNTNESQLYTFGDSGNDVEMIKGAFKGYAMANATQVAKNAADEVIGANDTDAIGQKMLEILNS, from the coding sequence ATGTCATACAACAAAGTTTTTGCTTTTGATTTAGATGGAACTTTATTAAAAAAAGACAATACTGTTAATGAATTCACAGCTAAAGTTATTAAACAAGCACACGAATCAAATAATTTAAACATTGTTGCTACCGGACGGGGAATTTTAAAAGTGTTACCATTAATTGAAAACGGTACACTTGATGGTTTTGATTACTTAGTTTGTTCAAATGGTGCATTAGTTTACGATTTAAACAAAAAATCAAAAATTGTATTAGGTGCTGTTGATTTAGAATCATATAAAATCATGCGTGAAGCAGTAATTAAACACGATTTAATTTTTACTGTGGACACTGATTCATTCAATGGTTCTTTCGTATCTGGGGACAAAGATTATCCTGACTGAGTTAAACCAGAAGAAAGAATGGACCTAGCTTACTTAAATCGTCGTACATTAGAACAATTAGATGAAGTTGCCTACGCTAGTGATACAAAATTAATTCAATTAGCTTTAAGATGTCCAATTGAAAAAGCGGAATCAATTTATAATGAGATTAACGCAAAAATCAATGGTCGTCAATCGGTGTTTTTAACAAACGCAATTTATGTTGATGTTAATAGTAAAGGAATCTCGAAATTCGCCGGATTAGAATATGTTTTGAAGTTGACTAACACAAACGAGTCTCAACTGTACACATTCGGAGATAGTGGTAATGACGTAGAAATGATCAAAGGTGCTTTTAAGGGATACGCAATGGCAAATGCTACTCAAGTTGCAAAAAATGCAGCTGATGAAGTAATCGGTGCTAATGATACCGATGCAATTGGTCAAAAAATGTTAGAAATTTTAAACAGTTAG
- a CDS encoding trigger factor-related chaperone, whose protein sequence is MQTTKFIIKEVQADKNQWLEMQKNALDYLQKQNNPKIDQSVIIEFAKRYFLNSEISRIFQEFSSDFSKIYFNPIVSDVKVDMNQAKATFKFYYFDDLNAIDINKKVNVHFRNDLENDPSVKPFIDEYVKSYDFKIPVQRPSQEGDIVTFELQNIENSHSEINTLQIDSTKDQEIAQLLLNKELNKEYSVSFKNKDYILKLIQIKEVKKQPINDKTIHLLGIDEIHTVEEAKNFIMKTVVEQLFYRELAQYKEKVYEELINQIELPEPPAEIVNKELENIAAKIKEQAANDPQFNGNVEEVIKQNQEKFLKYSNHNFKLTFLNSYIPRTLKLDITQKEVDEEYKLIYSMIPVNERQKANISVPNVVQVLLNRKIGLYFLKMNEPEIYEKYSK, encoded by the coding sequence ATGCAAACAACAAAATTTATTATTAAAGAAGTTCAAGCAGATAAAAACCAATGATTAGAAATGCAAAAAAATGCATTGGATTATTTACAAAAACAAAATAATCCCAAAATCGATCAAAGTGTCATTATCGAATTCGCAAAACGTTATTTTTTAAATTCAGAAATTTCAAGAATATTTCAAGAATTTAGTAGTGATTTTTCAAAAATCTACTTCAATCCAATTGTTAGTGATGTTAAAGTTGATATGAATCAAGCTAAAGCAACATTTAAATTTTATTATTTTGATGATTTAAATGCAATAGACATTAATAAAAAAGTCAATGTTCACTTTAGAAATGATTTAGAAAATGATCCATCAGTTAAACCTTTTATTGATGAGTATGTCAAATCTTATGATTTTAAAATTCCAGTGCAAAGACCATCGCAAGAAGGTGATATTGTCACATTTGAATTACAAAATATTGAAAATTCACACTCTGAAATCAATACTTTACAAATTGATTCAACAAAAGACCAAGAAATTGCACAATTATTACTTAATAAAGAATTAAATAAAGAATATTCTGTGTCTTTTAAAAATAAAGATTACATCTTAAAACTTATTCAAATTAAAGAAGTTAAAAAACAACCAATCAACGATAAAACAATTCATCTTTTAGGTATTGATGAAATTCATACTGTCGAAGAAGCGAAAAACTTCATCATGAAAACAGTTGTGGAACAATTATTCTACCGTGAATTAGCTCAATATAAGGAAAAAGTTTACGAAGAATTAATTAATCAAATCGAATTACCAGAACCACCGGCTGAAATTGTTAACAAAGAATTAGAAAACATTGCAGCTAAAATTAAAGAACAAGCAGCAAATGATCCTCAGTTTAATGGTAACGTTGAAGAAGTTATTAAACAAAATCAAGAAAAATTCTTAAAATATTCAAATCATAATTTCAAACTAACTTTCTTGAATTCATATATTCCAAGAACTTTAAAATTAGATATTACTCAAAAAGAAGTTGATGAAGAGTATAAATTAATTTACTCAATGATTCCTGTTAATGAACGTCAAAAAGCTAATATTTCAGTTCCGAATGTAGTACAAGTTTTATTAAACCGTAAAATTGGACTATATTTCTTAAAAATGAACGAACCTGAAATTTATGAAAAATACAGTAAATAA
- a CDS encoding ABC transporter permease subunit: protein MMFLSIKAVVFGNLFGFLFAFFTSILITQNLYIKKYTATIAKIIVICLKALPSLIPLFLLTEGFGGLLGASLIIFWFTWLWLTRYLNNIYENANLKKYWELRRIGYSLLKAFYKTVLLEHKNKVFLYFLFSLESNLRWTSVLGQVGVYGIGFYINQFKNKYEYLGIFLIVFCLFIGILELILYLSNLLIKYHFQINLNANNIQIWFQRNLKKIVFWIFILIYSIVFILTLTDFSYLNVQWKQITIVLIKLFSFDFNLYNENEFWTILLDTFKIIEVSFISTILGVSIAVVYAYFSAEKINNKWLAISLKLNIMFWRIIPIMIIYYLFIWIFSIQNLIIFCLTVSVFRSSAKQISEFYNALNVEKIKLLRLQGFNKYQIFVKHCWPSIRKEVKSQFLIQFDNRLRNALIFSAFGGFSIGLKYSHFIKHNEIQYIFPLLLPLYVTFLVLEFSNFRLSKRKI from the coding sequence ATGATGTTTTTAAGCATTAAAGCGGTGGTTTTTGGTAATTTATTTGGATTCTTGTTCGCTTTTTTTACTTCTATTTTAATCACACAAAATTTATATATAAAAAAATATACTGCTACAATTGCTAAAATCATTGTAATTTGCTTAAAAGCTTTACCATCATTAATACCGCTTTTCCTTTTGACCGAGGGATTTGGAGGACTTTTAGGGGCCAGTTTAATTATTTTTTGATTTACTTGATTATGATTAACTAGATATTTAAATAACATTTACGAAAATGCTAATCTAAAAAAATATTGAGAATTACGTAGAATCGGATATAGCTTATTAAAGGCATTTTATAAAACTGTTTTACTCGAACATAAAAATAAAGTATTTTTATATTTTCTTTTCTCACTTGAGAGTAATTTAAGATGAACCAGCGTTTTAGGTCAAGTTGGAGTTTACGGAATTGGTTTTTATATTAATCAATTTAAAAATAAATATGAATATTTAGGCATCTTTTTAATCGTGTTTTGCTTATTTATAGGTATTTTAGAATTAATTTTATATCTATCCAATCTCCTTATTAAATACCATTTTCAAATAAATTTAAACGCAAATAACATTCAAATTTGATTTCAACGAAATCTGAAAAAAATTGTTTTTTGAATTTTCATTTTAATCTATTCAATTGTTTTTATTCTTACGCTTACTGATTTTTCTTATCTAAATGTTCAATGAAAACAAATCACAATTGTTTTGATTAAATTATTTAGTTTTGATTTTAATTTATATAATGAAAATGAATTTTGGACAATTCTTCTTGATACGTTCAAAATAATTGAAGTAAGCTTTATTTCAACAATTTTAGGTGTTTCGATCGCTGTTGTTTACGCTTATTTTTCAGCAGAAAAAATAAATAATAAATGACTCGCAATCAGCTTAAAATTGAATATCATGTTTTGACGAATAATTCCAATTATGATAATTTATTACTTATTTATTTGAATTTTTAGCATTCAAAATTTAATAATTTTCTGTTTAACTGTTTCTGTTTTTCGTAGTTCCGCAAAACAAATTAGTGAATTTTATAATGCTTTAAATGTCGAAAAAATTAAATTATTAAGATTGCAAGGATTTAACAAATACCAAATTTTTGTAAAACATTGTTGACCGTCAATTCGAAAAGAAGTTAAGTCACAATTTTTAATTCAGTTTGACAACCGTTTACGAAACGCACTTATTTTTAGTGCTTTTGGTGGATTTTCAATTGGATTAAAATATAGTCATTTTATTAAACATAATGAAATTCAATATATTTTTCCATTACTTTTGCCTCTTTATGTTACATTCTTGGTTTTGGAATTTTCAAATTTTCGTCTATCCAAAAGGAAAATTTAA
- a CDS encoding ATP-binding cassette domain-containing protein, with product MKTVQNNLITLKNVVIKDKNQTLVRDASFTIPKNQIVGIIGKSGSGKTTTINAIVQPKSVFKGEIEYAFSNPHNHKKWLKAISYITQEPNLIDDEDVYFNMKRLYRNHGNWLKRFFNFLDKNDKENLKKSLELVGLSDKIYFPVYKLSGGEKQRLEIAKALFNNSEIIFADEPTSNLDLKNSDSIMQVFKQLKDMNKTIIIVIHDINLALEYCGKLILFKDGKVEKTVEKEQFQRSEIENFFDQ from the coding sequence ATGAAAACGGTACAAAATAATTTAATTACGCTTAAAAATGTTGTAATAAAAGATAAAAATCAGACATTAGTTCGTGATGCATCTTTTACTATACCTAAAAATCAAATTGTTGGAATAATTGGTAAAAGTGGTTCCGGAAAGACCACCACAATTAATGCAATAGTACAACCTAAAAGTGTATTCAAAGGTGAAATTGAATATGCTTTTAGCAATCCGCACAATCATAAAAAATGACTTAAAGCAATTTCATACATCACTCAAGAACCAAATTTAATCGATGATGAAGATGTTTATTTTAATATGAAACGTCTTTATCGTAATCATGGTAATTGACTAAAAAGGTTTTTTAACTTTCTAGATAAAAATGACAAAGAGAATTTAAAAAAATCTTTAGAACTAGTCGGTTTGTCCGACAAAATCTATTTTCCAGTCTATAAATTATCTGGTGGTGAAAAACAACGTTTAGAAATTGCTAAAGCTCTTTTTAATAATTCAGAAATTATTTTTGCGGATGAACCAACATCAAATCTTGACCTTAAAAATTCCGATTCAATAATGCAAGTCTTTAAACAATTAAAGGACATGAATAAAACCATAATTATTGTAATTCATGATATTAATTTAGCACTCGAGTATTGCGGCAAATTAATATTGTTTAAAGACGGAAAAGTTGAAAAAACAGTCGAAAAAGAACAATTTCAAAGGAGTGAAATTGAAAACTTTTTTGATCAATAG
- the cypl gene encoding ABC transporter thiamine pyrophosphate-binding lipoprotein p37/Cypl, with product MKKYKLALSVAATSLLTVVPAISGACVGKTEKTPKTPGTGTGDTQKDNGKVETPKKDFKIILNSDAQYAGEEAKVALIKKLESKLPSYKFTIEFTDDYTTALDEVIKGAAHLAFPSVGALMSNEKHNEVNPYLQTLARSFNNDSTAAVYVDGTLENDPLRKLGASETEEFNATPYANWDPNNWDKINYIYKNFYDSAKKVNYQRGAIWISGTDEVRANIIKAWNDKDWATFKSFGVIHGSSDSGSKFILPQNLLKLHFNKEDNKFTTLSEEILNNANLFVEGKIAHLHKDASKHIVFDNQGSYSWTKSKEENLSKYTPRDGEKLEILTLTNPIPYNLGVFNKDLPKEVIETISDTFIELANADQDPTGKSQGFVGYEKINDLSSVISMYENGTK from the coding sequence ATGAAAAAATACAAATTAGCTTTATCTGTAGCTGCTACATCATTGCTTACAGTTGTTCCTGCAATTTCCGGAGCATGTGTTGGCAAAACAGAAAAAACTCCTAAAACACCTGGGACAGGTACTGGGGACACTCAAAAAGATAACGGTAAAGTAGAAACACCAAAAAAAGATTTTAAAATTATTTTAAATAGTGATGCACAATATGCTGGTGAAGAAGCAAAAGTTGCTTTAATTAAAAAATTAGAATCTAAATTACCATCTTATAAATTTACAATTGAATTTACAGATGATTACACAACCGCATTAGACGAAGTAATCAAAGGAGCTGCACATCTTGCTTTCCCTTCAGTTGGCGCTTTAATGAGTAACGAAAAACACAATGAAGTTAATCCTTATTTACAAACTTTAGCTCGTTCATTTAATAACGATTCAACAGCCGCTGTATATGTTGATGGTACTCTTGAAAATGATCCGCTTAGAAAATTAGGTGCATCAGAGACAGAAGAATTTAATGCAACTCCATATGCAAACTGAGATCCAAATAACTGAGATAAGATAAATTATATTTACAAAAACTTCTATGATTCAGCTAAAAAAGTAAATTATCAAAGAGGTGCAATTTGAATTTCAGGGACAGATGAAGTAAGAGCAAACATTATCAAAGCTTGAAATGATAAAGATTGAGCAACATTCAAATCATTTGGAGTTATACATGGTAGTTCAGATTCAGGAAGCAAATTCATCCTTCCACAAAATCTTTTAAAATTACACTTTAACAAAGAAGATAATAAATTTACAACACTTTCAGAGGAAATTTTAAATAATGCAAATCTTTTTGTTGAAGGTAAAATTGCTCATTTACATAAAGATGCATCAAAGCACATAGTTTTTGATAACCAAGGTTCATATTCATGAACAAAATCAAAAGAAGAAAACTTAAGTAAATATACACCAAGAGATGGTGAAAAATTAGAAATCTTGACATTAACAAATCCTATTCCATATAATCTTGGTGTGTTTAATAAAGACTTGCCAAAAGAAGTTATTGAAACTATTTCAGATACATTTATTGAGCTAGCTAATGCAGATCAAGATCCTACAGGTAAATCACAAGGATTTGTTGGATATGAAAAAATTAATGATTTAAGCTCAGTAATTAGTATGTATGAAAACGGTACAAAATAA